The Saccopteryx leptura isolate mSacLep1 chromosome 5, mSacLep1_pri_phased_curated, whole genome shotgun sequence nucleotide sequence TCACTCAGCTATAAATCCCAGAAAACCAGGGACTTTACCTGTTTTAGTCATAGCTATTTTCCCAGGCTGTAACGCAATACTTGGCATGTAATAGAAACTAAGTTTAATGAATGCACCTTCACTCAAATCAGGAATATGCTCCTCTGTCTTATTAActactgtatgtatgtatgtatgtatgtatgtatgtatgtatgtatgtatgtatgtggatgtatatgtgtatgcatgcAGCTGCCAGGCTTGCAGAACAGTAAGCTGCCCTACCTAATACAGGCACCCAGACCTCCTATTTATACTCCTCATAGCATCTTGGTGTGCAAGAGGCTTGGTCGAACGAAACTGAGGTGTGATCTAGTGTTACATTCCTTTAAACCAGAGTGCTTCTGATTTCCCAGTCCCACACCCCAAGCTACTGGTGGCACACAGCTAAGAGCTAGGAACCCCCTTGCCTTGCCCTGGCTCAGGCCAAAGTATCAAGAGGATCCTTCCTCACCCCAAATCAGAGGCTCTTACTACTTTCCTTTCCCCTTGGAAACTGGAAACAGTCTCACTATGTAAGGATTCCATATCAAGCAATGTAGTATAATTCAATTAAACAAGGAATACAGGAGTGACTTGTAATTCACGCCTAATCTCAAATATTAACTTACTTGAAAGACTAGCATAAACTTGTTTAAACAGCCTTTGAAGAAAAAGATCATATAAATCACTTTATAACACTTCTTGACTATTCAGAACACTTTCTgtaatgatggaaatgttctatatctgtgcTATCCAAGAACGTGTCCACTCATCACATACGGCTACCGAACATGGGAAATGTGTCAATTCAACTAAGAAGacaaattgtatttaattttttatatctaaATAGCCAcagtggctagtggctacccTTATGGACAGCGTGGACGCTGAGCAATTACATTTGGAGGCAACGATAGTACCAACTTCAAAAGTagcaaaccaggccctggccggctagctcagtggtagaacatcatcAGCCTAGCTCAGCTgtgctcagttgtagagcgtcggtccagtgtgtggaagttccaggtttgattcccagccagggcacacaggagaagcgcccatctgcttctccactcttctccctctccttcttctctcttcccctcctacagccaaggcgccactggagcaaagttgccccaggcgttgaggatggctccatggcctccacctcaggcactagaatggctccgattgcaacggagcaatgccccagatgggcagagcattgtcccctggtgggcgtgccaggtggatcccggtaaggcgtatgtgggagtctctctgcctccccgcttctcacttcagaaaaatacaaaaaaaaaaaaaaaaaagcaaatcacaGAGGCACAAGTAAAGAAAGTACTAAAAAAGTAGGCAACTTGCTCCTGGAATTGCAAGTTAGAGAAGGATTCTGGTGAGATAAACGTTCTTCTCAGTATTCTAGGaagaattttcagaaattttagcTTACAAGGAGTTGAGTATGCATAGAAATCTACACCTGCCCCTTCCACCACCAAAATAACTACTGAAAGTCATCTTTCAAGTAAACAAGAGTAGTTAAAATTTAGCTTTGGTCCCACAAACATCAATCCACCTAAGACCTTACCTTCTGaaactttgtaaataaaaatcaaatggcaATGACTGTAGACAGCTTGACTGAAAATTACTCTGGTCCCAAGAACCAGTTCTCTAAATGCTAAGCAAACAATGAAATTAACTCTTGAGTTTTAAGAAAGGCTCATTATTTTTATCACTGCTTACCACAAAAAAAACATCAACTCCTCCTTTCTGGATTCCTTGGTTTCAAAGCTTGCATCATACAAAGCATAGCGGCAATCTTTCTCAGGAAGCATTCCCACAAAATGCTTGAAAGGATCGGTTATGGTTACACCAACATCTCCAACCAAGATCTCTTTGCCTTCTTCTACAATGATGCATTTTTTGTCTGCACTGAGGCAAAAAATGAcagccttctttcttttcttgatttcttctgGTGTGGAGCACTTTCTAACTTTCATATCATAAAAAATGCGACACACTTCATCAGCAACTTGCACTCCTGAGGCCTATAATGAGAAAAGGAAGTCAGAAAGaggcttataatttttattgtgccAAACATAAGACATTACGTAACTTCTAGTCATCGGCTGGCATATACTTACAATGTTTAGGGTATACTTATCACCTAATAGGGAAACAGGAAGAGCTGAGCTGCAATCACTAATTTCAGTCACTGAACTTTTACAAGATTACATATACAAGTCACTTATCACCATTTATGTGGGAGGTAAGGGAAGAGGCATCTATGCAGCCCCTCCTACCTGAAAACCTGAAAAAAGGTACTTTTGAGGTGCtggattattttcttcttacagAGGTTGCTTAGAACCCTGACTAGGGGTAGTCATCTTCCCAGTTTGGTTATTAATACTGTCCTAAATTCTTTTCATAATGCATAATATAGATGATCAGAGTGGTTGGGTTAGAAAAATTCCATTCCTATGGTACAGCTTTTGCTAATAGAATTCTAAGGTCTTTGTTCTACTCAAATTTCAAAATTATGTGATTAATATTCAGTAACATAAGtcacatgcttttatttttttgtgtgtgtgtggtttttttttacagagacagagagtgagtcagagagagggatagacagggacagacagacaggaacggagagaaatgagaagcatcaatcattagcttttcactgcgcgttgcaacaccttagttgttcattgattgctttctcatatgtgccttgaccgcgggccttcagcagaccgagcaaccctttgcttgagccagcgaccttgggttcaagctggtgggtttttgctcaaaccagatgagcccgcgctcaagctggtgacctcgggttctcgaacctgggtcctctgcatcccagtccgacgctctatccattgcgccactgcctggtcaggcaacagtcacatgcttttaaaatttcacttaagACTACAGTTCTTCTATGTGgattaaatgtattaataaacTTTTATAGTACAAAATGTCAGCCATTTGTCAACTAATTCATGCACTAAATAtggttttgtaattaaaaataatttcacttaaaaaaaaccctccaagCTTTAAATAAGACTGTTAAGGCCCtggaggttggctcagtgggtagagcatcgacccagcatgcagacatctgggttcaattctcagtcagggcccaaaagagaagcaaccatctactctctccccatcctttcctccccttctctgcctcttcccgtcccacagccagtggctcaattggtttgagcatcagccctgggtactgAAGACAGTTCAGtttgtctgagcatcagcctcaggtgctgagaatagctcagttgattccagcattgccccagacaggggttgcttggTTGATCTGTCTCACtaatctcccctcttctcactttaaaaaaaaaaaaaaaaagattaagagagtagatcttaattGGTCCCAccacaaaaagaaatgacaatTAATGATGAATAGAGGTGTTAGCCTAATGTACGATGACAACCATACTGCAATATACTTTAAATATCAAAACACCACCTTTTACATCTTAAacttatatcaattatatctcaattttaaaaaaataaataagaaaatgtttactGCTATAACAAAGAGTAGCTTAATTTGGGATTATACTGACCggaaaaataaaccttttacCATGTTATATTTGCTACTCtgagatgagaaagcaattacaTAAGATCGTTTTCCTTTTTAGTTACACAGACCCTGATAGCAAAAGCtctaaaacaagtttttaaatcaTCTTCTTTAAGAAATATGCTATTTATATTAACTTTACTATATCTATAATTTTTGTATGTTTCATTAACTACTTTGGTTTGCATGTTAGCTTTTCTAAAGcaagaatttatatttaatagaaatactaaacaatgcaaaaatattaatgataacCAAAATAATGTCAAGTAAtttgattaagaaataaaaacacgtGAGATAAAAAGATTACCCATACACTGGGAAAAAACATTTGCAACTCATATATCCAATAAGGAACTTGTATCTAAGCTATACAAAGAACCCTGATAACCCAACAGTAAAAAAGACAAGTAAACCTATTTAAggaacttgaatagacatttcttcaaagagatatAAAAAGTGAATAAGCACTTGGGGAAATGCTTAGTCATCAGGGCAGTATACAGCAAAACCACAAGAGCTACTATTTTATACCCACCAAGATGGGTGTAACACAAAAGGGAATagcaacaaatgttggtgaggctgTTGAAAAACTGGAATCTTTATACAGTGCTGATAGAACTGTTAAGTGGTGCCACCGCTtcagaaaacagtctggcagttgctcaaaaagttaaacatgcaGTTAACACCTAGCAATGCCACTCTCCTAGTTATATACACAAGACAAATGATAatgtatgttcacacaaaaacttgtacataaattTTCATAGCAGCAtaattcataacagccaaaaattagaaaaaaaacaaatgtgtatcaactgatgaatgaataaacaaaatgtggtacatccacacaatggaatataattcagccataaaaaatgaggtactgatacatgctacaagaTGGATAAACCTCGAAAAACGctacactaagtaaaataagccacaCATAAAAGGCCGCATCGCATGAttctatttctatgaaatgttcaaaacaggcaaatccatagacaGGCAGAAGATTAGTGGTTTTTAGGagctgagaggagagaggaatggggagtgGCTACTAACTGATATGGGGTTTCTGTTGGCAACAAAATGTTACAGAATTTGATAGCAGTGGTGGATATACAATTCTATAAATATACTGGATCCCAGAATTTACTTAACATTAAGTTAACTAGGACTAAtttattatattcattaaaaGAGCTGTAATACGCTTCAATCCTATCTAAGCTaatacacattttgtttataaatgaaCATTCCACTCTAAAATAAAGTGGTTAATACAGCAAATTAATACTAAAAATTTACTTCAAAAGCTACTCAATCTTATGACTTTCctacttttaaaaagcactttttaaGCACCTTTTAGTAGTAGTATTGTTCTGATCTTTTCATAGTTCATCTGTGTTCAACAAGTTAAGAATCATTATTCTGCTGTTTTGAACAGAGGTAAATATATAACGAAATAGTGAATAACTAAAAACAGACCCCAATTCCTCTAACTTCCAACTCTATAATGTTGATTTGTTAGTCACACTTGTCCAACCCACTTTGAAACAATGAAGGCAGTATATAAAGCCTTATATCCAACCAACTGATATTTTATCTGTCAACATCCAAGTGAAGTGTCTCAAACACTTTAAATTCTGACTTGGTAATTAATCAAATTAATCATATACCAGtaattgaaaacagaaaagaaaacgtATTCTGCAATTATAATGTAACTATCTCTGCCAAATCAAGCTATAACTTACAAGTATCTTAAAAAGCCTGAGTAAGAACTCTGGACGTTTTCTATCAAAACTGATCTGTGGAGGTCTCTGATGAGGAGACACTTCTGCTTGAAGATGGTGAAGGATTAACTGGCAAAGACACTGGAAATAGGAAGGGTACTCTTGAGAcagttataaatatataagaaaagctCTGAACTACAGCAGAGgagctgaaaacaaacaaacaaaaatccaaggatatttcaaagtaaaaccAGTGTAACTAAATGAAACATAAAGAAGTAGCATCAAAGACCCAAGATTCCCTAGACTGGTGATTGGTGTATACACCCATTGTATATACTGATTGTGGTATATAAACAGAAGGGGGAGATGGGTACAATGTGACATGTTAATTTTGAAGAATGTGCAAGACATCTAGGTAGAGATTTCAACTGGAAATATAAGCATGGCTCTAATAGGTATTTTGGTCTACAGTCAATACCACGGAGGTACCATTAagtagtgaaacaaaaacaaacaaaaaaacaagttaagGGGactaaaaagaaggaagaaaaaagcatcCTAGAAACCACAAGAGggtattttgagaaagaagatcATCAATACCAAAAACTGCCAAAGTTTGAGAATGCCTGAAAACAGACAACTGGGCTTGGCAGTTGGGCCTCTGAGCATTTCAGGAGACTGGAGGAATGGGGTGGAAATCCAGGGTAATGGGCTGCGTGTGAATCCACAGGGAACAGAAGAGGTGGAAACACAGGAGGGTGAGGGGAAGAGTGAGTGTTAACCATGGAAGCTGTCTTCTTACCAGGGAAATTTCCACCATAGTAAAATAAGTTTAAGAGCTCTTGAGGGAACAATAGAAATAAAGCcaaaacactaagaaaaaaacacaaaaacctaaTACAGAgtacttttcaaaaatttatttattaattcagcgtggggtggggagagaaacatcaatttgctgttccacttatttatgcatttattggttgattcttgtacgtgccctgaccagggatcaaacccacaaccttggtggtatcagaacaatgctctaaccaactgagttccCCAGCCAGGACTATTGAGTATTGTCAGACACTCCTAAATCACAAAATTTAATgagaaagtattattttattcttacagaTTTGAAAACTGAGGTATAGAAAGATGAAATAATGTGGCCAGGGTCACTAAAATCCTGGTAGTTCAGGATGAGATCTGAACACATGCAATTTGGCTCCAGAACACTCATAACCACTCATAATTAAGCGACAGAACTCTAAAGAGACTGAGGGGATGCAGAGCACAGATGTCCTACTTTCCTCTAAAATAGGAAGAGGGAGGGTAACAGTTGGAGGAAGGAAAATGTACTGCTAAAAATCGTGCTTAACAGGCTCTATTTTCTCTGTGAAGTATAAACCAGAAGTTTGAGGGCATTAATAT carries:
- the DSTN gene encoding destrin, with the translated sequence MASGVQVADEVCRIFYDMKVRKCSTPEEIKKRKKAVIFCLSADKKCIIVEEGKEILVGDVGVTITDPFKHFVGMLPEKDCRYALYDASFETKESRKEELMFFLWAPELAPLKSKMIYASSKDAIKKKFQGIKHECQANGPEDLNRACIAEKLGGSLIVAFEGCPV